Proteins encoded within one genomic window of Acidobacteriota bacterium:
- a CDS encoding nodulation protein NfeD, whose protein sequence is MAVLGLLCVGPGLAAVEAEAGPLVFVHRLDGVIHPASSAAFSRALERAREQRAALFVLEVDTPGGLVSSATDMVQEILASPVPVCVYVTPSGAHAASAGFFLLQAADVAAMAPVTTTGAAHPITAGGENKEGDILLKKVAEDLSALIRSAARARGRPAELAEKAVTEAKSWSAEEALEVGLIDVVAQDRGELIAALDGREVRRADASALVLRLDGPRLVEHRLNWKEEFKNVLLRPEVMALILSIAMLGIYIELTHPGLILPGAVGVLGLLIFLYGSQMLPVNYFAVALIAVAGVMFLLEVKVVSYGLLSVGGTACLALGLWLLFPRGVVGLEFPMLSLVMILAFLLVCIGGVMYFVIAAQRSPVDTGREGMLGLVGEARTELAPQGTVWVRGEYWTARSGRPVAVGGKVRVTGVEGLTLRVEPLADDTPTGSAAAAPQVEE, encoded by the coding sequence GTGGCGGTGCTGGGGCTGCTTTGCGTCGGCCCGGGTCTTGCCGCCGTGGAAGCCGAGGCCGGGCCTCTGGTTTTCGTCCACCGCCTCGACGGGGTGATCCACCCTGCCTCCTCGGCCGCTTTCTCCCGCGCGCTCGAGAGGGCTCGAGAGCAGCGAGCGGCGCTCTTCGTGCTGGAGGTCGATACCCCGGGAGGCCTGGTTTCGTCGGCGACGGACATGGTCCAGGAAATCCTCGCCAGCCCGGTGCCGGTCTGTGTCTACGTGACGCCCAGCGGCGCCCACGCCGCCTCGGCCGGTTTCTTTCTGCTCCAGGCGGCCGACGTCGCCGCCATGGCCCCGGTGACCACCACCGGGGCGGCCCACCCGATCACCGCCGGGGGCGAGAACAAGGAAGGCGACATTCTGCTCAAAAAAGTGGCGGAGGACCTGTCGGCGCTGATCCGCTCCGCCGCCCGGGCCCGGGGACGTCCGGCCGAACTGGCCGAGAAGGCCGTCACCGAAGCGAAGAGCTGGTCCGCCGAGGAAGCCCTCGAGGTGGGCCTGATCGACGTGGTGGCCCAGGACCGGGGCGAGTTGATCGCGGCTCTCGATGGGCGGGAGGTGCGCCGGGCCGACGCCAGCGCCCTGGTCCTGCGGCTCGACGGCCCCCGCCTCGTCGAGCATCGACTGAACTGGAAGGAGGAGTTCAAGAACGTACTGTTGCGGCCGGAAGTGATGGCGTTGATCCTGTCCATCGCGATGCTGGGGATCTACATCGAGCTGACCCATCCGGGGCTGATCCTGCCCGGGGCGGTGGGTGTCCTCGGACTGCTGATCTTCCTCTACGGCAGCCAGATGCTGCCCGTGAACTACTTCGCCGTGGCGCTGATCGCCGTGGCGGGCGTGATGTTTCTGCTGGAAGTGAAAGTCGTTTCCTATGGCCTGCTCAGCGTGGGGGGGACCGCCTGCCTGGCCCTCGGTCTGTGGCTGCTCTTCCCCCGGGGTGTGGTCGGTCTGGAGTTTCCGATGCTCTCCCTGGTGATGATCCTGGCCTTCCTGCTGGTCTGTATCGGAGGTGTGATGTACTTCGTCATCGCCGCTCAACGATCGCCTGTGGATACCGGCCGTGAGGGTATGCTGGGCCTGGTGGGCGAGGCGAGGACGGAACTCGCACCCCAGGGCACCGTGTGGGTGCGGGGTGAGTACTGGACGGCCCGCAGCGGTCGGCCGGTGGCCGTGGGCGGCAAGGTGCGCGTCACCGGCGTCGAGGGACTGACGCTTCGGGTGGAGCCGCTTGCGGACGATACCCCGACCGGCTCCGCCGCCGCGGCGCCGCAGGTGGAAGAATGA
- the grpE gene encoding nucleotide exchange factor GrpE — translation MSRDKEPDIEILEIVGLDETEPPAERVPSRGVLLDEGRRDGMRQVLRELLNPLDDLERCVRQKPDAATLEEGVRLALRHLWDVFRRHELERIDGEGMEFDPAIHEAAVVTASDRVAPGVVLETLRVGYILAGELVRPALVRVSGPPTGRRNGS, via the coding sequence TTGAGTCGGGACAAGGAACCGGATATCGAGATCCTGGAGATCGTCGGCCTCGACGAAACCGAACCACCCGCCGAGCGCGTCCCCTCCCGCGGGGTGCTGCTGGACGAGGGCCGGCGTGACGGCATGCGTCAGGTACTCAGGGAATTGCTCAATCCCCTCGATGATCTCGAGCGCTGCGTGCGGCAGAAGCCGGATGCCGCGACCCTCGAAGAAGGGGTGAGGCTCGCCTTGCGTCACCTGTGGGACGTCTTTCGCCGCCACGAACTCGAGCGCATCGATGGAGAGGGCATGGAATTCGACCCCGCGATCCACGAGGCTGCGGTGGTGACCGCCAGCGATCGCGTGGCGCCCGGAGTCGTCCTCGAAACCTTGCGAGTGGGGTACATCCTGGCCGGGGAGCTGGTGCGTCCGGCACTGGTGAGGGTCTCCGGTCCACCCACCGGCCGGCGGAACGGATCTTGA
- a CDS encoding pyridoxal phosphate-dependent aminotransferase — protein sequence MASRLSLVGTSPTIAVKMEADRLRREGVEVVDFGPGEPDLPSPDAVKQAGILAIEEDFTHYTAAGGIHALREALARHYSEVGGRPVDPAEVLVGVGGKSLLFAAMMALLNPGDEAVIFSPYWVSFPEQVRLAGGVPVFASLSAGDGFTIRAAALEKALTPATRMVIVNSPCNPSGSVIPRQEAAAIAELVVEHDLWLVSDETYESFVYDPADAFSFLSLREELASRLVFVSAFSKTWAMTGWRIGYAVADPEVIRALLTVQSHDTTHPSSISQRAALAALEKAAAAPRQTLEVYRRRRRRLVDGLARVPGVVCPEPKGAFYAYPDVRGLIAARGLESSAALARALIQEEAVATVPGEAFGTPGHLRLSYAAAEAVIDEGLIRLARFAGA from the coding sequence ATGGCTTCGAGATTGTCCCTGGTGGGAACGTCACCGACCATCGCGGTGAAGATGGAAGCCGACCGGCTGCGCCGGGAGGGGGTGGAGGTGGTGGACTTCGGGCCGGGAGAGCCGGACCTGCCTTCTCCGGACGCCGTCAAGCAGGCGGGCATCCTGGCCATCGAGGAAGACTTCACTCACTACACGGCGGCCGGCGGTATACACGCCCTGCGGGAGGCTTTGGCCCGGCACTACAGCGAGGTGGGGGGGCGGCCGGTCGATCCCGCCGAGGTTCTGGTGGGTGTGGGAGGCAAATCGCTGCTCTTCGCCGCCATGATGGCCCTGCTCAACCCCGGGGACGAGGCCGTGATCTTCAGCCCGTACTGGGTTTCCTTTCCCGAGCAGGTGCGTCTGGCCGGGGGGGTGCCGGTCTTCGCCTCCCTTTCCGCCGGCGACGGCTTTACGATCCGCGCCGCCGCCCTCGAGAAGGCGCTGACGCCCGCCACGCGGATGGTGATCGTCAATTCTCCCTGCAATCCCTCCGGGAGCGTGATCCCCAGGCAGGAGGCGGCGGCGATCGCGGAACTGGTCGTCGAGCACGACCTGTGGCTGGTTTCCGACGAGACCTACGAGAGCTTCGTCTACGATCCGGCCGATGCCTTTTCCTTCCTCTCCCTGCGAGAGGAGTTGGCTTCGCGCCTGGTCTTCGTCTCGGCGTTCTCGAAGACCTGGGCCATGACGGGCTGGCGCATCGGCTACGCCGTCGCCGATCCGGAAGTGATCCGGGCCCTGCTGACCGTACAGAGTCACGATACGACCCATCCGTCGTCGATCTCCCAGCGGGCCGCTCTGGCCGCCCTCGAGAAGGCCGCGGCGGCTCCCCGGCAGACCCTGGAGGTTTACCGTCGCCGCCGCCGCCGCCTGGTCGACGGGCTGGCCCGGGTACCGGGAGTCGTCTGTCCCGAGCCGAAGGGCGCGTTCTACGCCTACCCGGACGTGCGCGGCCTGATCGCGGCGCGGGGCCTGGAATCCTCCGCGGCCCTCGCCCGGGCGCTGATCCAGGAGGAGGCCGTGGCCACGGTCCCCGGCGAAGCCTTTGGCACGCCCGGCCACCTGCGCCTGTCCTACGCGGCGGCCGAGGCGGTGATCGATGAAGGGCTGATCCGCCTGGCGCGTTTCGCCGGAGCCTAA
- the prfB gene encoding peptide chain release factor 2 (programmed frameshift): MRDELVDRWQSLQNRIEPLGGFFDTSRLEAEAAEVDGALSAGDLYSNPAKAAELNRRRSVLSGRIARGEKFRSLLDDTETLIELGREGESVDEELEQTLDALDDLLTDIEVSTMLSGRDDHRNAFLSIHPGAGGVDAQDWAEMLLRMYLRWGERNGYKVDLIERLEGDEAGIKAATLLVSGEAAYGWLKAERGVHRLVRISPFDAQRRRHTAFASVDVAPEVDDDIEIVIEDKDLRIDTYRSSGAGGQHVNVTDSAVRITHLPSGLVVACQDERSQHRNKDKAMKVLRARLYELQVREREEKQREEAGAKMEIGFGSQIRSYVLAPYRMVKDMRTKMEIGDVDRVLDGDLTPLMKAWLLRDAHA; the protein is encoded by the exons ATGCGTGACGAGCTTGTCGATCGTTGGCAGTCCCTGCAAAATCGGATCGAACCCCTC GGGGGTTTCTTTGACACCTCGCGCCTGGAAGCCGAGGCGGCGGAGGTCGATGGTGCCCTGTCGGCGGGAGACCTCTACTCCAACCCGGCGAAGGCCGCCGAACTCAATCGTCGCCGCTCCGTGCTCAGCGGGCGGATCGCCCGGGGCGAGAAGTTCCGCAGCCTGCTGGACGACACCGAAACCCTGATCGAACTGGGTCGCGAGGGTGAGAGTGTCGACGAGGAACTCGAGCAGACCCTCGACGCCCTCGACGATCTGCTGACCGATATCGAGGTCTCGACCATGCTTTCCGGTCGGGACGATCATCGAAACGCCTTCCTCTCGATCCATCCCGGCGCCGGCGGCGTCGATGCCCAGGACTGGGCCGAAATGCTGCTGCGCATGTACCTGCGCTGGGGCGAACGCAACGGCTACAAGGTGGATTTGATCGAACGCCTCGAAGGTGACGAAGCCGGGATCAAGGCCGCCACGCTGCTCGTCTCGGGCGAGGCGGCCTATGGCTGGCTGAAAGCCGAGCGGGGAGTCCACCGCCTGGTGCGGATCTCTCCCTTCGATGCCCAGCGGCGGCGCCACACGGCCTTCGCTTCGGTGGACGTGGCGCCCGAGGTGGACGACGACATCGAGATCGTGATCGAGGACAAGGATCTGCGGATCGACACCTACCGCTCCTCGGGCGCCGGTGGGCAGCATGTCAACGTCACGGATTCGGCGGTGCGCATCACCCACCTGCCCTCGGGCCTCGTCGTCGCCTGCCAGGACGAGCGCAGCCAGCACCGCAACAAGGACAAGGCGATGAAGGTGCTCAGGGCGCGGCTCTATGAACTGCAGGTCCGCGAGCGGGAAGAAAAGCAGCGGGAAGAAGCCGGGGCGAAGATGGAAATCGGTTTCGGCTCCCAGATCCGCTCCTATGTTCTCGCGCCCTACCGCATGGTCAAGGACATGCGGACCAAGATGGAGATCGGGGACGTGGATCGTGTCCTCGACGGTGATCTGACCCCCCTGATGAAGGCGTGGCTGCTCCGGGATGCCCACGCCTGA
- the dnaK gene encoding molecular chaperone DnaK translates to MTRIVGIDLGTTNSVVAVMEDDQPVVIPAREGSHTMPSMVAFTRREERLVGALAKRQAATNPEGTFYAIKRLIGRKRNDPNVDAASRHSPYKIVAAPNGDAQVQIGERVLSPQEISGAILGALKEIAEEYLEEKVTDAVITVPAYFDDAQRQATRDAGRIAGLNVLRILNEPTAASLAYGVLGDDDSERVVAVYDLGGGTFDVSILRLSEGVFEVLATAGDTFLGGEDFDRRIIEWLAAEFQAESGVDVREDRLALQRLKEAAEKAKCELSREVATDIQLPFLATSEKGPLHLNRTLSREKLEELVGDLVERTRGPCEEALEMAGLEPSAVSDVLLVGGQTRMPLVHAHVQEIFGREPNREVNPDEVVAKGAAIQAGILCGDVKEIVLLDVTPLSLGVEIRGGGFVKMIERGATVPCRRTRVFTTTADNQSKVEVHVLQGERELASANKSLARFELVGIPPAPRGTPQIEVAFDIDSNGIASVSATDLSTGLEQQVVVTPASGLSPEEIERAIEEAEAYAEEDRQRIAAARARQKLTGLVETCQKSYKEFGGSLPAAEQEKVRQAIDEAKATLATEDAGEIRKALERLTEVSRALADAALFEPG, encoded by the coding sequence ATGACGCGTATCGTCGGCATCGACCTGGGTACCACCAACTCCGTTGTCGCGGTCATGGAGGATGATCAGCCGGTGGTGATCCCGGCGCGAGAAGGATCACACACCATGCCTTCCATGGTGGCCTTCACCCGGCGGGAGGAGCGCCTGGTCGGAGCCCTGGCCAAACGTCAGGCGGCGACCAACCCGGAAGGGACGTTCTATGCCATCAAGCGACTGATCGGGCGTAAACGCAACGATCCCAACGTGGACGCCGCTTCCCGCCACTCGCCCTACAAGATCGTAGCGGCGCCCAACGGCGACGCCCAGGTGCAGATCGGTGAACGGGTCCTTTCCCCGCAGGAGATCTCCGGTGCCATTCTCGGCGCCCTCAAGGAAATCGCCGAGGAGTATCTCGAGGAGAAAGTGACCGACGCGGTGATCACCGTGCCCGCCTACTTCGATGACGCCCAGCGCCAGGCCACCCGCGACGCGGGTCGCATCGCGGGACTGAACGTGCTGCGGATCCTCAACGAACCTACCGCGGCGAGCCTCGCCTATGGGGTGCTGGGTGATGACGACAGTGAAAGAGTGGTCGCGGTCTACGATCTCGGCGGCGGCACTTTCGACGTATCCATTCTCCGGCTCAGCGAGGGCGTGTTCGAGGTCCTGGCCACGGCGGGAGACACCTTCCTCGGCGGCGAGGATTTCGATCGTCGGATCATCGAGTGGCTGGCCGCCGAGTTCCAGGCCGAAAGCGGAGTCGATGTGCGGGAGGACCGGCTGGCCCTCCAGCGCTTGAAGGAAGCGGCGGAGAAGGCCAAGTGCGAGCTGTCGCGCGAAGTGGCGACGGACATACAGCTCCCCTTCCTGGCCACCTCCGAAAAGGGGCCCCTGCACCTGAACCGCACGCTGAGCCGGGAAAAGCTCGAGGAACTGGTCGGGGACCTGGTGGAGCGGACCCGGGGGCCGTGCGAGGAGGCGCTCGAGATGGCGGGCCTCGAGCCGAGCGCCGTTTCCGATGTGCTGCTGGTCGGCGGCCAGACCCGGATGCCGCTGGTGCATGCCCACGTCCAGGAGATCTTCGGCCGGGAGCCGAATCGGGAAGTCAACCCGGACGAGGTGGTGGCCAAGGGAGCCGCCATCCAGGCCGGCATCCTCTGCGGCGACGTCAAAGAGATCGTCCTGCTGGACGTGACACCCCTGTCCCTCGGTGTCGAGATCCGCGGCGGCGGATTCGTCAAAATGATCGAGCGCGGCGCCACCGTCCCGTGTCGCCGCACCCGGGTCTTCACGACCACCGCGGACAACCAGAGCAAGGTCGAAGTCCACGTGCTCCAGGGTGAGCGGGAACTGGCCAGTGCCAACAAGAGCCTGGCGCGCTTCGAACTGGTGGGCATTCCGCCGGCCCCCCGGGGAACTCCGCAGATCGAGGTGGCCTTCGATATCGACTCCAACGGCATCGCCTCGGTTTCCGCGACGGACCTGTCGACGGGTCTCGAGCAACAGGTGGTGGTGACGCCGGCCTCCGGTCTGTCTCCGGAGGAGATCGAGCGGGCCATCGAGGAGGCCGAGGCCTATGCCGAAGAAGATCGGCAGCGTATCGCGGCGGCCCGGGCCCGGCAAAAGCTGACCGGGCTGGTGGAGACCTGCCAGAAGAGCTACAAGGAGTTCGGCGGCAGCCTGCCCGCGGCCGAACAGGAGAAAGTGCGGCAGGCCATCGACGAGGCCAAGGCGACCCTGGCCACCGAGGATGCGGGGGAGATTCGCAAGGCCCTCGAACGCCTGACCGAGGTCTCCCGGGCGCTGGCCGACGCGGCGCTCTTCGAGCCCGGCTAA
- a CDS encoding diguanylate cyclase: MSDVLAIVRLALAATRQLVEESCLAVLSEGSGALLGGRWTLAYLVSEDGNDLRRVAGSGPKGLQALARRLNLLDEGLIRVLAPSGPAILESASALLEAGAVRDGEVPELGAALLTPLSSGAGRAGLLLSLTAPDEVFPASALERAAALAAELAPALDNLRTVASLRELVIRDDTADCFNRRFLDQTLEDETERCRRFGGRFALIFLDMDNLKEINTRHGHAAGSRVLYEASVRISRSIRSIDRLFRYGGDEFVVLLPGTLLDGAAEVAERIRLELSSTPFEVAPGALVQLTASLGVAAWPDHGARAREVVEAADRVMRGIKARGKDAVAVARCDGALGEDEAR, from the coding sequence GTGAGCGACGTCTTGGCCATCGTCCGCCTGGCCCTGGCGGCGACCCGGCAACTGGTGGAAGAGAGTTGCCTGGCGGTGCTTTCGGAAGGTTCCGGTGCGCTGCTCGGCGGGCGCTGGACGCTGGCCTACCTGGTCAGCGAAGACGGCAACGACCTGCGGCGGGTGGCCGGTTCGGGGCCCAAGGGTCTGCAGGCGCTGGCCCGTCGCCTGAACCTGCTCGATGAAGGCCTGATTCGGGTGCTGGCCCCATCGGGACCGGCGATCCTGGAAAGTGCTTCCGCTCTGCTCGAGGCCGGCGCCGTCCGTGACGGTGAAGTTCCCGAACTGGGGGCCGCCCTGTTGACGCCCTTGTCTTCCGGGGCGGGTCGGGCGGGGCTCCTGCTTTCCCTGACCGCCCCGGACGAGGTTTTCCCCGCCTCGGCCCTGGAACGGGCCGCGGCTCTGGCCGCCGAGCTGGCGCCGGCGCTGGACAATCTGCGGACGGTCGCCTCCCTGCGCGAACTGGTGATTCGCGACGATACGGCGGACTGCTTCAATCGCCGTTTCCTCGATCAGACGCTGGAAGACGAGACGGAGCGATGCCGGCGCTTCGGCGGCCGTTTCGCGTTGATCTTTCTCGACATGGACAATCTCAAGGAGATCAACACCCGTCACGGTCACGCGGCGGGCTCGCGGGTGCTCTACGAGGCGTCGGTACGGATTTCGCGTTCGATCCGCAGCATCGACCGGCTCTTCCGCTACGGTGGAGACGAATTCGTGGTCCTTCTTCCCGGCACGCTGCTCGATGGTGCGGCGGAGGTCGCCGAGCGGATCCGTCTCGAGCTTTCCAGCACGCCCTTCGAGGTGGCCCCCGGGGCCCTGGTGCAACTGACCGCCTCACTGGGGGTCGCCGCCTGGCCCGATCACGGCGCGCGGGCGCGGGAAGTGGTGGAAGCGGCCGACCGGGTGATGCGCGGGATCAAGGCCAGGGGAAAAGACGCTGTCGCGGTGGCCCGGTGTGATGGCGCCCTCGGGGAGGACGAGGCCCGCTGA
- the lnt gene encoding apolipoprotein N-acyltransferase, with product MTVGRPRLLRSALPPLAGVAMAWTFVAAGGVVISLAGFAVFFALLLSAEPRRAAFEALVAVWVYYVLVLRWFAAAILDFSTLSPWLAGGAVAAAAGLLAAGGAVLGWCAARWRGRLGRGGGALALAVGWVGLELFRTRYPVPFPWGSFAALVAPRPWAARLASWVGTEGLSLLVALGVATGALVLLGRFRAGLPLLLMVAGGAAIPSAAVPGEGSREVRVAAVQGSASSQASDLQRLELYEALTRQAARQGAQLVVWPESAVRYRVDRHEGYRSRLEGLAAAEGVDLVVGSVVAGDAGERLNAAALVRGDVGLMTVSAKRTLVPFGEYLPLRFVFGTLPALAAEAGDFTPGREILLHPTRVGRAGVLVCYEAVFPSLARQLARAGGRILINITNDRWFGWTRGPGQHLRHARLRAAETGLPLVRAANSGISAIFSRRGELLGRLEVGQRGVLVRSIRVGASPVAGVAVGRMVAWLCATLSILLLLLAVVPPRKTRRRPVVGAVVRAGDGDA from the coding sequence GTGACCGTGGGGCGGCCCCGGCTCCTGCGCTCGGCGCTGCCGCCTCTGGCCGGTGTCGCGATGGCCTGGACTTTCGTCGCCGCCGGGGGCGTCGTGATCTCCCTGGCCGGTTTCGCCGTGTTCTTCGCCTTGCTGCTGAGCGCCGAGCCGCGGCGCGCCGCCTTCGAAGCCCTGGTCGCCGTGTGGGTCTACTACGTGCTGGTCTTGCGCTGGTTCGCAGCGGCGATCCTGGATTTCTCGACGCTCTCGCCCTGGTTGGCGGGCGGAGCGGTGGCCGCCGCGGCAGGGCTGCTCGCCGCGGGGGGGGCGGTGCTGGGCTGGTGCGCGGCTCGCTGGCGCGGGCGACTGGGGAGGGGAGGGGGGGCGCTGGCGCTGGCCGTGGGATGGGTCGGGTTGGAGCTGTTTCGGACCCGCTACCCGGTGCCCTTTCCGTGGGGATCTTTCGCGGCCCTGGTCGCGCCCCGCCCCTGGGCCGCCCGCCTGGCCTCGTGGGTCGGGACGGAAGGTCTTTCTCTGCTGGTCGCTCTGGGCGTGGCCACCGGAGCGCTCGTGCTGCTCGGCCGGTTTCGGGCGGGACTGCCCCTGTTGCTGATGGTGGCGGGAGGGGCGGCGATTCCCTCGGCGGCGGTTCCCGGCGAGGGCTCGCGCGAGGTGCGGGTCGCCGCCGTGCAGGGTTCGGCGTCGTCCCAGGCCTCCGACCTCCAGCGCCTGGAACTCTACGAGGCCCTCACGCGACAGGCTGCGCGGCAAGGAGCGCAGCTGGTGGTCTGGCCGGAATCCGCGGTGCGTTACCGGGTGGACCGGCACGAGGGATACCGCTCTCGCCTCGAAGGCCTGGCCGCCGCCGAGGGGGTCGACCTGGTGGTCGGCTCGGTGGTCGCCGGCGACGCCGGCGAGCGATTGAACGCGGCGGCCCTGGTGCGCGGGGATGTCGGGCTGATGACGGTATCGGCCAAGCGCACGCTGGTTCCCTTCGGCGAGTACCTTCCCCTGCGCTTCGTATTCGGGACGCTGCCGGCGCTGGCCGCGGAAGCGGGAGACTTCACCCCCGGCCGGGAGATCCTCCTCCACCCCACGCGGGTCGGCCGGGCCGGGGTCCTGGTCTGCTACGAGGCGGTCTTTCCTTCCCTCGCCCGGCAACTCGCCCGCGCCGGCGGGCGGATCCTGATCAACATCACCAACGACCGCTGGTTCGGCTGGACCCGCGGCCCCGGCCAGCACCTGCGGCACGCCCGCCTGCGCGCGGCGGAAACCGGCCTGCCGTTGGTGCGCGCGGCCAACTCCGGCATCTCCGCGATCTTTTCGAGGCGGGGCGAGTTGCTGGGTCGGCTGGAGGTCGGTCAGCGCGGTGTCCTGGTGCGCAGCATTCGGGTCGGAGCGAGTCCGGTCGCCGGCGTCGCGGTGGGCCGGATGGTGGCGTGGCTGTGTGCTACACTCTCCATCCTTTTGCTCTTGCTGGCGGTGGTGCCGCCGCGAAAGACCCGGAGGCGACCCGTCGTTGGGGCCGTCGTTCGGGCCGGAGACGGCGATGCGTGA
- a CDS encoding SPOR domain-containing protein — protein MIKPQSSIDVELDTLRLLALAALALAALAGAFWLGRWTAPRPARVESAGVTHAETGAAGAEALAGETLFDAAGEGGAVREPGRQVTAEPSRRGRWEVQVGRSAGRRGAEALQRACRQAGVPALLVRHPDGTYGVIGGPYQSQREARRAADRLGRVLGRKVSVARSAE, from the coding sequence ATGATCAAGCCTCAATCGAGCATCGACGTGGAACTCGACACCCTGCGCCTGCTGGCCCTGGCGGCGCTGGCCCTGGCCGCCCTGGCGGGGGCTTTCTGGCTCGGCCGCTGGACGGCTCCCCGGCCGGCGCGGGTGGAGTCGGCGGGTGTGACGCACGCCGAGACGGGGGCGGCCGGGGCCGAAGCCCTGGCCGGTGAGACTCTCTTCGACGCGGCAGGAGAGGGTGGAGCGGTTCGCGAACCCGGCCGGCAGGTCACCGCCGAGCCCTCCCGGCGGGGCCGCTGGGAAGTGCAGGTCGGGCGCTCCGCCGGTCGCCGGGGGGCCGAGGCCTTGCAGCGGGCTTGTCGGCAGGCGGGCGTGCCCGCGCTCCTGGTACGTCATCCGGACGGTACGTACGGGGTCATCGGCGGCCCCTACCAGAGTCAGCGTGAGGCCCGCCGGGCGGCAGACAGGCTCGGCCGCGTGCTCGGGCGGAAAGTGAGCGTGGCCCGGAGCGCCGAGTGA
- the hrcA gene encoding heat-inducible transcriptional repressor HrcA: protein MPAAAPGPGECPRSQETLRIVVREHVRTGQPVSSSQVARLHPEKLSPASIRNLMAGLSEAGLLSQPYTSAGRVPTDLGYRRVVDEVLKRRRRKVAVQDARKIQAVMESSQEIEEVLARAGRLLADLSQQVGMVLAPDLEQAILEYIEFVRVAPRRIVAIFVSRSGIVSHRVVEVDEDLPQEELDRLSVGLREQFAGLSFPEMRQRMMEALREDERWARRLGRSVTGSVIALLEEPFPEESGGIIVEGASRLLDAPEFTDVERLRDVLRALEERTTLLRLIERCLKAPGVQVIIGRESMEPELSEVSFVGRRYCAGGSMRGLVGVIGPRRMEYARAVALVDHFARTLSRALGGSEGGDES from the coding sequence ATGCCAGCTGCCGCCCCGGGCCCGGGGGAGTGTCCGCGGTCCCAGGAGACTTTGCGGATCGTGGTGCGCGAGCACGTGCGGACGGGGCAGCCCGTCAGCTCTTCCCAGGTGGCTCGCCTGCATCCCGAGAAGCTTTCCCCCGCCAGCATCCGCAACTTGATGGCCGGCCTTTCAGAAGCCGGCCTGCTCTCCCAGCCCTATACCTCCGCCGGCCGGGTGCCCACCGACCTCGGCTATCGTCGTGTCGTCGACGAAGTGCTCAAACGGCGTCGACGCAAGGTGGCCGTGCAGGACGCCCGGAAGATCCAGGCGGTCATGGAGTCCTCGCAGGAGATCGAGGAGGTGCTCGCGCGGGCCGGACGGCTGCTGGCCGATCTCTCCCAGCAGGTGGGGATGGTCCTGGCTCCCGACCTGGAGCAGGCGATTCTCGAGTACATCGAATTCGTTCGGGTCGCGCCCCGGCGCATCGTCGCGATTTTCGTCAGCCGTTCGGGCATCGTCAGTCACCGAGTCGTGGAGGTGGACGAGGATCTGCCTCAGGAAGAACTGGACAGGCTTTCAGTCGGCCTCCGGGAACAGTTCGCGGGTCTGAGCTTTCCGGAGATGCGGCAGCGCATGATGGAGGCCCTGCGTGAGGATGAGCGCTGGGCCCGGCGCCTGGGCCGTTCGGTCACCGGTTCGGTGATCGCCCTGCTCGAGGAACCCTTCCCCGAAGAAAGCGGCGGAATCATAGTGGAAGGTGCCTCGCGCCTGCTCGACGCGCCTGAGTTCACCGACGTCGAAAGACTGCGTGACGTCCTCCGGGCCCTCGAGGAGCGCACCACCCTGCTGCGCCTGATCGAGCGTTGCCTGAAAGCCCCCGGTGTTCAAGTGATCATCGGCCGAGAGTCCATGGAGCCCGAACTCTCCGAGGTCTCTTTCGTTGGTCGGCGTTACTGTGCCGGCGGTTCGATGCGGGGTCTGGTGGGAGTCATCGGCCCGCGGCGTATGGAATATGCCCGCGCCGTGGCTCTTGTCGATCACTTTGCCCGGACCCTGAGTCGCGCCCTGGGCGGTTCCGAGGGAGGAGACGAGAGTTGA
- a CDS encoding slipin family protein, whose translation MAFFLLSQSVKILRQYERGVVFRLGKLVPRDFGPGLTIIIPFVDKLERVSLRTVVHDVPSQDVITKDNVSVKVNAVVYFRVFEPRKAIVEVENFHYATSQLAQTTLRSVLGGVELDSLLSERDSLGHKMQSILDRQTDPWGIKISAVELKHVDLPEEMRRAMAKQAEAEREKRAKIIHAAGEQQAAEALFQAAQTLAKNPITIQLRYLQTLTEIAAEQNSTIVFPIPIQILDRIMRYLGGQKDA comes from the coding sequence ATGGCGTTCTTCCTGCTGAGCCAGTCGGTCAAGATCCTGCGCCAGTACGAGCGTGGCGTGGTCTTCCGGCTGGGCAAGCTCGTGCCCAGGGACTTTGGCCCCGGATTGACGATCATCATTCCCTTCGTCGACAAGCTCGAGCGGGTTTCTTTGCGGACCGTGGTCCATGACGTGCCGTCCCAGGACGTGATCACGAAGGACAACGTCTCGGTCAAGGTCAACGCGGTGGTTTATTTCCGGGTCTTCGAGCCGCGCAAGGCCATCGTCGAAGTCGAAAATTTCCACTACGCCACCAGCCAGTTGGCCCAGACCACCCTGCGTTCGGTGCTTGGCGGCGTGGAACTCGACTCGTTGCTCTCCGAACGGGATTCGCTGGGTCACAAGATGCAGTCGATCCTCGACCGCCAGACCGATCCCTGGGGGATCAAGATCTCCGCGGTGGAGCTCAAGCACGTGGATCTCCCCGAGGAGATGCGCCGGGCGATGGCCAAGCAGGCGGAGGCCGAGCGGGAGAAACGGGCCAAGATCATCCACGCCGCGGGTGAACAGCAGGCCGCCGAGGCCCTCTTCCAGGCGGCCCAGACCCTGGCCAAGAATCCGATCACGATCCAGCTTCGCTATCTGCAAACCCTGACGGAGATCGCTGCGGAACAGAACTCCACCATCGTGTTCCCGATCCCGATCCAGATTCTCGACCGGATCATGCGCTATCTCGGCGGGCAGAAAGACGCGTGA